A window of the Gemmatimonadota bacterium genome harbors these coding sequences:
- a CDS encoding RraA family protein, which translates to MSPEELIEYTPDWDGERFPDGRPKVPDGIIERMKNVSITQAWGVMRGAGYEHQYEGGWAQTHPGKTLVGRALTAMYMPRRPAMRTVMETKGADAGCIGDQISWPIDMLVPGDVYVADTYGKVDEGPIIGDNLATAIYANSGNGVVFDGSVRDLEGIEELEDFACFVRGWHPSYASPTIMLLGVNTAVRIGQATVMPGDVVLGKREGVVFIPPHLAETVVKTSELVQLRDMFGKQRLREGKYTPGQIDDRWTDEMEVDFSEWLEGHMDELPVPKSAIQDLLKERTW; encoded by the coding sequence CTGTCCCCGGAGGAACTCATCGAGTACACGCCGGACTGGGACGGCGAACGCTTCCCGGACGGACGGCCCAAAGTGCCGGACGGGATCATCGAGCGGATGAAGAACGTCTCCATCACCCAGGCCTGGGGCGTGATGCGCGGCGCGGGCTACGAACACCAGTACGAGGGCGGCTGGGCGCAGACTCATCCCGGCAAGACGCTCGTGGGCCGGGCGCTGACGGCCATGTACATGCCCCGGCGGCCGGCCATGCGCACGGTGATGGAGACGAAAGGCGCCGACGCCGGCTGCATCGGCGACCAGATCTCCTGGCCCATCGACATGCTCGTTCCCGGCGACGTCTACGTGGCGGACACCTACGGCAAGGTGGACGAGGGGCCCATCATCGGCGACAACCTGGCCACGGCCATCTACGCCAACTCAGGCAACGGCGTGGTCTTTGACGGGTCGGTACGGGACCTGGAAGGCATCGAGGAACTGGAGGATTTCGCCTGCTTCGTCCGGGGCTGGCACCCCTCCTACGCCTCGCCCACGATCATGCTCCTGGGCGTCAACACCGCGGTGCGCATCGGCCAGGCCACGGTCATGCCCGGCGACGTCGTCCTGGGCAAGCGCGAAGGCGTCGTCTTCATCCCGCCCCACCTCGCGGAGACCGTGGTGAAGACCTCCGAACTCGTCCAGCTGAGGGATATGTTCGGCAAGCAGCGGCTGCGGGAGGGGAAATACACGCCCGGCCAGATCGACGACCGTTGGACGGACGAGATGGAGGTGGATTTCTCGGAATGGCTGGAAGGCCACATGGACGAACTGCCGGTCCCGAAGTCGGCCATCCAGGACCTGCTGAAGGAACGGACGTGGTGA
- a CDS encoding DUF2283 domain-containing protein — MKIIYFEDTDTLHIVFLDSAAVETQEMSENVYMDLDEEGNLVSMTIEHAEENANIMEFAFERRPKVSA, encoded by the coding sequence ATGAAGATCATCTACTTTGAAGATACGGACACGCTGCACATCGTATTCCTGGATAGTGCCGCGGTGGAGACGCAGGAGATGTCCGAGAACGTCTACATGGACCTTGATGAAGAGGGCAATCTCGTCTCAATGACCATCGAACACGCGGAAGAAAACGCGAACATCATGGAATTCGCTTTTGAGCGCAGGCCGAAAGTGAGTGCCTGA